ACTCGGGTGCGTGTCACCGGGATTTGCCAGGTGGAAGCCAACGAGATTGCCCATCATGGCGTGGTGTCGAGACCACGCGCGTTGAGTTTGCGCTGTCGCAGTGGCGATGATGTGATGGTGCTTAAATCTCCTTCGTGGTGGACGGCGCAGCGGCTTGCGATGATCGTTGGGGTGTTGTTGTTGTTGGTCAGTATGGCGGCGTTATGGATTGCGATTTTGCAGCGTCAGGTAAGTCGGCAAACGTCGGCATTGCGTCGGCGGATTGAACGTGAAGCGGCATTGGAAGAGCGTCATCGAATTGCGCGAGAGTTTCACGACACTTTGGAGCAGGGACTTACCGGGTTGATGCTTCGGCTTGAAGCGGTGCAGGCACGTGGGGTCAATGACAAGAGTGGACAACTGCTGCGTGCTTCGCGGGGGCTGGTTTCACAAATGCAGGCTGAGACACGGAGTTTGGTTTCAGGGTTGCGCGAGCCGTCGCAGGAGGGTGGGGATCTAGTTTCTTCTTTACGGGCGATGGTCGAGGAGCAGCCTGCCGGTTGCGGTCCCCAATTGACACTGGAGACGGATGCACGGCTGCCGCTTTTGCCCTCGCGCACCATTCATCATTTGCGCATGATCGCGAGGGAGGGGGTGACCAATGCATTGAAGCATGCAGACGCACGGGAGATTCGGCTCATGGTTGAGATGAGGGAGGGATGTCTGTGTTTGAAGATCGTCGATGATGGCCGTGGATTTGATCCCGAAGGGCCTTGTGCGGGTAGGGCGGGGCACTTTGGGTGTGTTGGCATTGAGGAGCGTTGTGAGAAGATTGGTGCGGTGGCGCGCTGGCTTTCGATACCGGGCAAGGGCACGACTTTGGAGATTAAGTTGCCGATGGAAAGTTCTGACCAACACGACCGTAGTCACTTGATCACGGAAGGTTGATTCTTTTATGCGCGCTCCACTAACGGTTCTTATTGTTGACGATCATTTTGTTGTGCGCAGCGGGTTGGGCGCAGCGCTCGAAGTGGAGGATGACATTCAGGTGATCGGTGAGGCCAAGCGCGGAGATGAGGCATTGGCGGCTTATCAGCGTTGGCAACCGAGTGTGGTGTTGATGGATTTGCAACTTCCTGGCCTCACGGGGGTGCAGGCGACGGCAGCATTGGTTGCTCATGATGTTAATGCGCGTGTTTTGGTTTATTCGACGTTTGTGCATGAGGATGATGTGCAGTCGGCGCTGGATGCGGGGGCATCGGGTTTTGTTCAAAAATCTGCGTCGCGCGACGAGCTGCTGAAGGCTTTGCGACGGGTGGCCGCTGGAGGAACGTATCTTCCGCCTGAGCTGGATCAACATCTCGCCAATCTGCGGTTGTGTGCCGCAGTGACCAGTCGCGAACGCGAGATTCTGGAGCTGATTGCCCACGGACATGCCAATAAACAAATTGCCGCGTTGTTTGAGATCTCTGAGGATACCGTCAAACGTCACGTCAGCCACATTCTCGAAAAGTTGGGCGCTCATGACCGTGCCCAAGCCACTGCCGAAGCCATTCGACGCGGGATCATCAAGGTGTGATCGGCAGGGCCTCACCATGCTGGGGGAGTGATGGATACGGATGTTGTCAAGCAATTCGTCATCACCCGATGGTGGACGGTGTGAAGGGTGACGGGGGCTACGGATTTTGGGATGATCGCGCTTCAAAGAAAAGAACCGCATCAATAAATTTGTTATTATGAAAGCCACTGTCGCTCAGCCGGATGAAGTTAATAGAAGCAGATACTGTATAGGAATCGTCGGCGGCAATCCCAACACCAACACCAACGCGAAGGCCAAAGCCGTGTGTTGCCTGATGGTGTTGACCTTGATGAGTTTTATCGCGCCCGCCCAATCGGCGGTCACTTTAGGACTGTGGGATTTTGACAATAATGCGGAATTGAATTTCTTAAACACCGCGCCGACCGCTGGCCCTTATGGAGGAAGTGTGTATTCAAATTCCGCTGGTGCTGTGGCTCAAGTGTCGGTTTCAAGCCTGACCGTGGGTTCTGGTTTGACTGGATCTTCGGCTGGAGCCATCAGCGGCACAGGCACCGCGGCTCCTCCGGCTTACAATGGGGTCAGAGGGGCGGATGGAAGCAATGTTTATGTCTTTCCTGCGTCCAGTGCGGTAACGGGATCTCCGGCGACGGCGACGGCGGCGGTGGACTATTTCAGCGTCACGTTGACGCCGGATGCCTCTAGTTGGCTTTCGGTGAGCGGGATCAGTTTTTATGCATGGGCCAACCAGAACTTCACATCAGGAAGTTATAGTTTTTTTGTGCAAAGCAGCCTGACGGGCAACACGATTTTGGGCAGTTTCACGAAGGTTCCTGGGGATGCGGGTGCCGCCGTGAACAACAACACGGCCCCGACAGATGCCAACAATTTGTATGCCTTTGATCTCAGTGGGCATTCAGAACTCACCAATGTCACCGGCCCTGTCACCTTTTTTGTTGGTGTGTATGGCAATGCCAACGGAAGTTTGCGGTTGGATGAGTTGCAGATCACGGGGAGTGTCGTTCCGGAACCCAGTCGGGCGATTCTGGTTGGGTTCGCTTTGACGGGATGTCTGTTGCAGCGTCTGCGTCGGAGAAAGTCTTGGAAAAATGGTATAAAGACCTCTTTTCCAGTCAGTTAGGCAATATCTGGCCGAGTGATGTCACTGATTATTTTTATTTTCGATTAAAAAAGTGTCGACACTATTGTGAACTAGGGATTAAACTGTCGACACTTCAATTTTCTGCCATGACAAAAAACCACATCCCACCTCGGCGAAATTTGGCCAACGAAATCGTTTCCCAATTGCGTAGCGACATCATTTCTGGCGTCGTCAAGCAAGGCGAAGCCCTTGCCGAACCGGTGCTGGCAAAACGTTTTGGGGTCAGTCGCGCTCCGGTGAGGGAGGCCATCATCGAACTGGAACGGGCAGGACTGGTGCAGTTTGAGAGCACCGGCAGGACCCATGTGAGAACGCTTGAGGAGAGGGACATTGCCGAAATCATTGAGACGCGGGTGGCGTTGGAAACGATGGGGGCGCGGCTGGCTGCCATTCATTGGAATGCGAAGGATTCGCGCTGGGTGGAAGCGAATATTGCGGCGCAAATGGAAGCGGCCACAGGGGCGGAATTCAGTCAGTTGGACATCGCCATGCATGAATACATCATGAAGTGCAGTGGCAACGGGCGTCTGGTGGTGTTGTGGCAAAACATTCGCTGGCAGTTTGAGATGGCGTTGACATATATTCACCAGCTCCAGGAAAAACTGGCCTATGATTTGCGCCGGTTCACGGTGACCTGGCATTGGAAG
This is a stretch of genomic DNA from Phragmitibacter flavus. It encodes these proteins:
- a CDS encoding response regulator → MRAPLTVLIVDDHFVVRSGLGAALEVEDDIQVIGEAKRGDEALAAYQRWQPSVVLMDLQLPGLTGVQATAALVAHDVNARVLVYSTFVHEDDVQSALDAGASGFVQKSASRDELLKALRRVAAGGTYLPPELDQHLANLRLCAAVTSREREILELIAHGHANKQIAALFEISEDTVKRHVSHILEKLGAHDRAQATAEAIRRGIIKV
- a CDS encoding GntR family transcriptional regulator — translated: MTKNHIPPRRNLANEIVSQLRSDIISGVVKQGEALAEPVLAKRFGVSRAPVREAIIELERAGLVQFESTGRTHVRTLEERDIAEIIETRVALETMGARLAAIHWNAKDSRWVEANIAAQMEAATGAEFSQLDIAMHEYIMKCSGNGRLVVLWQNIRWQFEMALTYIHQLQEKLAYDLRRFTVTWHWKVLEALAARQPEMAARMMGQHITGALEWSIPGISEPPPGARLARNYRPGMNATRPTDDDDDANEEMIAIAKALASNRPS